One Micromonospora sp. FIMYZ51 genomic window carries:
- a CDS encoding dihydrodipicolinate synthase family protein yields MTPTGLYVPLITPFDERGALALDALTGLAHELLAAGAAGLVALGTTGEPHALTDAERRGVVDVAAAACREHQAGLLVGAHTEEELRALAGWPEVTAALCLVPPFLRPGAEAVLAHYARLTEASPVPLVAYHVPYRTGQQLPAEMLRRLAGLPGLVGIKHAVGGIDADTVALLADVPPGFAVLGGEDAYVSALLALGATGGILASAHVATADYAALVAAWRVGDVARARPLGHRLATLSAALFAEPNPAIIKAVLHAQGRIPTPYVRPPLLPATPAGTARALACLDELATARLTTA; encoded by the coding sequence ATGACACCGACCGGCCTGTACGTGCCCCTGATCACGCCCTTCGACGAGCGCGGTGCCCTCGCCCTCGACGCGCTGACCGGGTTGGCCCACGAACTCCTCGCCGCCGGGGCCGCCGGACTGGTTGCCCTGGGCACCACCGGCGAACCGCACGCGCTCACCGACGCCGAACGGCGCGGTGTGGTCGACGTGGCCGCCGCAGCGTGCCGCGAGCACCAGGCGGGCCTGCTGGTCGGCGCGCACACCGAGGAGGAACTGCGTGCCCTCGCCGGATGGCCCGAGGTCACCGCGGCACTCTGCCTGGTGCCGCCGTTCCTGCGGCCCGGCGCGGAGGCGGTGCTGGCACACTACGCCCGGCTGACCGAGGCGTCCCCGGTGCCGCTGGTCGCCTACCACGTGCCGTACCGCACCGGGCAGCAGCTTCCCGCCGAGATGCTGCGCCGGCTGGCCGGGCTGCCCGGCCTGGTCGGGATCAAGCACGCGGTCGGTGGCATCGACGCGGACACCGTCGCGCTCCTCGCCGACGTACCGCCCGGCTTCGCGGTGCTCGGCGGCGAGGACGCGTACGTCTCGGCGCTGCTGGCGCTCGGCGCGACCGGCGGCATCCTCGCCTCCGCGCACGTCGCCACGGCCGACTACGCCGCGCTGGTGGCGGCCTGGCGGGTCGGGGACGTGGCCCGCGCCCGGCCGCTCGGCCATCGGCTCGCCACCCTGTCCGCCGCGCTCTTCGCCGAGCCCAACCCGGCCATCATCAAGGCGGTGCTGCACGCCCAGGGACGCATCCCGACGCCGTACGTCCGCCCACCGCTGCTGCCCGCCACGCCGGCCGGTACGGCACGGGCCCTGGCCTGCCTGGACGAGCTGGCCACGGCACGGTTGACGACGGCCTGA
- a CDS encoding LysR family transcriptional regulator, giving the protein MLDVRRLRLLRDLARLGTIAAVADAHTYTPSAVSQQLAALQREAGVALLERAGRRLTLTPTGEALVRHTEVVLAALEAADATLAAARGGLSGTVRIGAYPSAVRTVLLPALVTLARDHPALDLMVTELDPVHVPAALRERRLDVALVHDYDIVPVEPDPALDSTPLLDETVFLALPATDEPQGDPLRSVRDADWIVGSQGTLCHSLALHACELAGFRPTVRHHADDFTAMLALVAAGQGVGLVPRLAVEQPPVGVRLAPLGIRRRTRIAYRRGAGDHPAVNACVMALRSALPAVP; this is encoded by the coding sequence ATGCTTGACGTCCGCCGCCTGCGGTTGCTGCGGGATCTGGCCCGCCTCGGCACCATCGCCGCCGTCGCCGACGCGCACACCTACACGCCGTCCGCCGTGTCCCAGCAGCTCGCCGCGCTGCAACGGGAGGCGGGCGTCGCGCTGTTGGAACGCGCCGGACGGCGGCTCACCCTCACCCCCACCGGGGAGGCGCTGGTCCGGCACACCGAGGTGGTGCTCGCCGCCCTGGAAGCGGCCGACGCCACGCTGGCCGCCGCGCGGGGCGGGCTCTCCGGCACGGTACGCATCGGCGCGTACCCAAGTGCCGTGCGTACCGTGCTGCTGCCCGCCCTGGTCACGCTGGCCCGTGACCACCCCGCGCTGGACCTGATGGTCACCGAGTTGGACCCGGTCCACGTGCCGGCGGCGCTGCGCGAACGCCGCCTCGATGTGGCTCTGGTGCACGATTACGACATCGTGCCGGTGGAGCCGGACCCGGCGCTGGACTCGACGCCGCTGCTGGACGAGACGGTCTTCCTCGCGCTGCCCGCCACGGACGAACCGCAGGGCGACCCGCTGCGGTCGGTACGCGACGCGGACTGGATCGTGGGCAGTCAGGGCACGCTCTGCCACTCGCTCGCCCTGCACGCCTGTGAACTGGCCGGATTCCGCCCGACCGTGCGCCACCACGCGGACGACTTCACCGCGATGCTCGCCCTGGTCGCCGCCGGTCAGGGCGTCGGGTTGGTGCCCCGGCTCGCCGTCGAGCAGCCGCCCGTCGGGGTCCGCCTCGCACCGCTGGGCATTCGCCGCCGTACCCGGATCGCCTATCGGCGCGGCGCGGGCGACCATCCCGCGGTGAACGCCTGCGTCATGGCGCTGCGGTCCGCGCTTCCGGCAGTGCCGTGA
- a CDS encoding carboxypeptidase regulatory-like domain-containing protein, with translation MLSAAAVATLLAITGLTGPSQAAGSAGLDGTVVDKLTGAPVAGAGIVIQQEDGSGWNFTNSDAEGRFAFPDADAGQYLVQVMANGYVEQWLNGHENRWEADLITVPATLQIPLMPIQYGDVAGRVVTSKGAGISGVNVQLRRAGNWVADTGTDSKGRYRFDRVETGTTYTVQFTFPSGQVLYHGGVESEYDVTPLTVAADATTQANLTRPPVGNLTVRALDSVTRRPVADYCWYPQDGPLRFHTTCTDHTGRARLRDLPVGTYSGGGFDQKEVYSNGLFGPTEVVEDKTVTTTVLLVKSVHLRVDFVDAVTGDPVEGACVTLAHPVRTDVGQNGQCGSYVEYDNLFAEEEFRLFVAPYDGVHGAQWVSTTGAGTGDPAAARVFRPAAGEHVQVTVRLDAGGTVTGVVKDATTGAGLRNVCPTATGPSSSYSTGVNSYCTYGDDGGYHINMLGPYEWKLAFPAYDGQHAWAWSGDAANRAAATPVQVVAGQTTTLDVALPATGTISGTVTVPAGVCLTCVTIQAMDAATGDYAGVSPRVRADGTFTITGLNSQDVQLYYSVGDDLVAYPTQLRTRAGEAVTGVAITVPAA, from the coding sequence ATGCTGAGCGCAGCAGCGGTTGCCACGTTGCTGGCAATCACGGGTCTGACCGGGCCCAGCCAGGCGGCTGGCTCCGCCGGCCTGGACGGCACGGTGGTCGACAAGCTGACCGGCGCGCCGGTCGCGGGTGCCGGAATCGTCATCCAGCAGGAGGACGGCTCCGGCTGGAACTTCACAAACAGCGATGCGGAGGGGCGGTTCGCCTTCCCGGATGCGGACGCCGGCCAGTACCTCGTGCAGGTCATGGCCAACGGGTACGTCGAGCAGTGGCTCAACGGCCACGAAAACCGGTGGGAGGCGGACCTCATCACGGTCCCGGCCACCTTGCAGATCCCGCTCATGCCCATCCAGTACGGCGATGTCGCGGGGCGGGTCGTCACCAGCAAGGGCGCCGGGATCTCCGGCGTCAACGTCCAGTTGCGACGCGCCGGCAACTGGGTGGCCGACACCGGCACGGACAGCAAGGGACGCTACCGCTTCGACCGGGTGGAGACCGGCACCACCTACACGGTGCAGTTCACCTTCCCCAGCGGCCAGGTTCTCTACCACGGCGGGGTCGAGTCGGAGTACGACGTCACCCCGCTGACCGTGGCCGCCGACGCGACGACGCAGGCGAACCTCACCCGACCGCCGGTCGGCAATCTGACGGTCCGGGCGCTCGATTCGGTCACCCGCCGACCGGTCGCCGACTACTGCTGGTACCCGCAGGACGGTCCGCTCAGATTCCACACCACCTGCACCGACCACACCGGACGGGCCCGGTTGCGGGACCTGCCGGTCGGCACCTACTCCGGTGGTGGCTTCGACCAGAAGGAGGTCTACTCGAACGGGTTGTTCGGCCCGACCGAGGTGGTCGAGGACAAGACGGTGACCACCACCGTCCTGCTGGTCAAGTCGGTGCACCTGCGGGTCGATTTCGTGGACGCGGTGACCGGCGACCCGGTCGAGGGTGCCTGTGTCACGCTGGCCCACCCGGTCCGCACCGACGTCGGCCAGAACGGCCAGTGCGGTTCGTACGTCGAGTACGACAACCTCTTCGCCGAGGAGGAGTTCCGGCTCTTCGTCGCACCGTACGACGGCGTGCACGGGGCGCAGTGGGTGTCCACGACCGGTGCCGGGACCGGTGACCCGGCTGCGGCCCGGGTGTTCCGGCCGGCAGCCGGCGAGCACGTCCAGGTGACCGTCCGGCTGGACGCCGGGGGCACGGTCACCGGTGTGGTCAAGGACGCCACGACCGGCGCCGGCCTGCGGAACGTCTGCCCGACGGCGACCGGTCCATCGTCCTCGTACAGCACGGGTGTGAACTCGTACTGCACCTATGGCGACGACGGCGGGTACCACATCAACATGCTGGGCCCGTACGAGTGGAAGCTGGCCTTCCCGGCGTACGACGGCCAGCACGCCTGGGCCTGGTCGGGTGACGCCGCCAACCGGGCCGCCGCCACACCGGTCCAGGTCGTGGCCGGGCAGACGACCACCCTCGACGTCGCGCTGCCCGCCACCGGCACCATCAGCGGCACGGTCACCGTGCCCGCCGGTGTCTGCCTCACCTGCGTGACCATCCAGGCGATGGACGCCGCGACCGGCGACTACGCGGGGGTTTCCCCACGGGTGCGGGCCGACGGGACCTTCACCATCACCGGTCTCAACTCGCAGGACGTCCAGCTCTACTACAGCGTCGGGGACGACCTCGTGGCGTACCCGACCCAGCTGCGTACCCGGGCCGGCGAGGCCGTGACCGGCGTCGCCATCACCGTTCCGGCAGCCTGA